The Deinococcus detaillensis sequence GGCTTAGTTCTTAGTTTAGCTGGACAGAAGCTGAGCAAGCAAAGGGGCGGCTCAACACTGCTTAAAAGTATTCCGTGATGGCCTGAAGAATTTGAGGTAAACCGGGTGGAGCGGGCAGGCCCGGTAGGTGGCGTTCTGCCCAAGAAGCGGGCAGGCTCGGCAGCCACTCACCACTTGGGTTGCTGGACAAAATAGGGAGTGGCAAAGCCGCTAAACTGCTCGGCGTGCCCACGCGTTTTTTCGGCAAAATCAGCAGTAAGCTCCGCAAACTGCCCGGCAAAGTCAAGCGGCTCTCACGCAGCGTGACCGCCAGCCAGGCCCAGCCAAACGACGCTTGGGCGCTGGGCTTGCTGACCCCGCCTGAAGCGCGGCTGTACCTCAGCATGGACGCCCGTGACCGCGAACATGCTTGCCGCGTCACGGCGGCGTTGCTGGCCGCCTACCCTGACAGCAGTCCCGAACTCAGCGCGGCGGCCCTGCTGCACGACAGCGGCAAATCGCTGCGGCCCTACCGTGTGCATGAGCGCGTTCTGGTGGGGTTGGTGCCGGGACGGGCCGCCCAGCAGTTGCCGTTTGGAGCACTTTATCTGCGCGGTCAGCATCCGGCCATCGGAGCCGAGTTGCTGCGCCGCACCGGGGGCCGTGAGCGGGTGGCCGAACTGGTCGAGCGTCACCACGCTCCCAAAGGCGACGCCGAAGCCGCGCTACTCCACCAATTTGATGACCTAGAGTGAA is a genomic window containing:
- a CDS encoding HD domain-containing protein, which gives rise to MPTRFFGKISSKLRKLPGKVKRLSRSVTASQAQPNDAWALGLLTPPEARLYLSMDARDREHACRVTAALLAAYPDSSPELSAAALLHDSGKSLRPYRVHERVLVGLVPGRAAQQLPFGALYLRGQHPAIGAELLRRTGGRERVAELVERHHAPKGDAEAALLHQFDDLE